The uncultured Celeribacter sp. genome includes the window GCCTGCTCGATCTGGTGGCGTTTTCCTGTGCGTCGCGCTACTCGGGGCAATATGCCGTGACGCTTTCGGTTGATCAGGTGATGTTCAAACAGCCGATCCATGTGGGCGAATTGCTGCATTGCCGCGCGACGGTGAATTATGTGGGCAGGACATCGATGGAGATTGGCATTCGGGTCGAAGCGGAAAACATCCGTACCCAGACCGTGCGCCACACCAATTCCTGTTATTTCACTATGGTCGCTGTCGACGACGATGGTAAATCCGTGGAAGTGCCGCAGTTCACGCCAGAGACCGCGGCGGACAAGCAACGCTGGCGCGCGGCAGAGCTGCGCAAGGAATTGCGTCGCGAACATGCCAAACGGCTGGAAGCGGCGTCCAGGGGCGCGTGAGGCGACACATAAAAAGACCCGCTGAGCGCGGGTCTTTTGCTTGACTGTGCATCAGGGCCTTTAGACCGACACGGCGCCGCCACCGCCGTCGATGCGATAATATGCTCCGGTGATGAAAGAGGCTTTCTCGCTCGCCAGAAAGACCATGAGATCGGCAACCTCTTTGGCTTCTGCATAGCGTTTCAACGGCACAGAGTTTTCGAATTTTTTTCGGGCTTCATCCTCATGCCCTTTGGCCGCATTGGTTTCGATGGAGCGCATCATCTGTGTGTCGACGCCCGAGGGGCATACGGCGTTTATGCGGATTCCGCTGTCGGCAACTTCAAGGGCAACCGATTTGGTGATCCCGATCACCGCGTGTTTGGAGGCGACATAGGCGCTCATTCCCGGCGCGCCAAGCAACCCACCATTGGATGCGGTGTTCACCACTGTCCCGGATTTCTGCTTGGTCATCTGCGCGATCACATATTTCAGCCCTAGGAATACGCCAATGACGTTCACGTTGAGAACGTTCTCGTAGTTCTCAACGGTTTGTTCCGTGATCGGCTTGAAGGCACCGTTGATCCCGGCGTTATTCACGAAGGAATCGATGCGCCCATATTTTTCGACAGTGGCGTCGACATAGGCTTTGACATCCTCTTCCTTGGAGACGTTGGCGGCGAGGAGCAGCGGCTCACCGGGAATGTCTGCCGCGGCATTTTTCAGCGTGTCCAGATCAAGGTCCACGAGGGCAAGCTTGGCGCCTTCCTTTGCGAATTCCTTTGCGGCAGCGATGCCGATGCCCCCAGCGGCACCGGTGATCAGAACGACTTTATCTTTGAATAGCATGTGGTCTCCTTGTATGTGTTAACATCTTATATTTGATACGCTTCATATAGAGTGGAGAAGCACAGCTTGAATGGGCATATGTGCACATGGGGCGCGCGTCCCGGGGGGCAAGCACTCTGGCACTTCGGGGCGGGTCGGCCAAGCAGATAAGAAAAAGGGCGGCCGATGGGCCGCCCTCAGTTCGAATTGCAGATCCCTGTGGGGTCGGGATCAGGCGTGGATTGCGCCGTCGCCGCAGGCCAGCGCAGCTTCACGCACGGCTTCGGAGAAGGTTGGGTGGGCGTGGCAGGTCAGTGCCACATCCTGTGCCGAGGCGCCGAATTCCATGGCCACACAGATTTCGTGGATCAGATCGCCGGCACCCGGGCCGATGATGTGACAGCCCAGAACACGGTCGGTGTCCTTGTCGACGATCAGCTTCACAAAGCCTTCGCCCTGATGCACGGCCTTGGCGCGGGCGTTGCCCATGAAGGAGAACTTGCCGACTTTGATGGCGCGGCCTTCTTCCTTGAGCTGCTGCTCGGTCTTGCCGACAGAGGCGACCTCCGGTGTGGTGTAGATCACGCCCGGGATGACGTCGTAGTTAACGTGGCCATGTTTGCCTGCAAGCACCTCGGCGACGGCCATGCCCTCGTCTTCGGCTTTGTGGGCGAGCATCGGTCCCACGATGGCGTCACCGATGGCGTAGATGCCTTTGACGTTGGTGGCCCATTGCCCGTCGGTTTTGATCTGGCCACGCTCGGTGAATTCCACGCCGAGATCCGCAAGGCCCAGCCCGTCGGTGTAGGGTTTGCGACCGGTGGCGACCAGAACCGCATCGGCGTCCAGCGTGTGTTCGCTGTCGTCTTTTTTGAGTTTGTAGTTGACCTTGGCTTTGGTCTTGGAGGCGTCCACGCCCTGCACCGCGGCGCCGAGGATAAAGTTCAGCCCCTGTTTGGACAGGATTTTCTGGAACTGACGCTGCACTTCGGCATCCATGCCGGGGGTGATGAAGTCGAGGTATTCCACGACGGTCACCTCTGCGCCAAGACGCGCGTAGACCGAACCGAGTTCGAGACCGATCACGCCAGCGCCGATGACGACCATCTTTTTCGGGACTTTCGGGAGGGCGAGTGCGCCGGTGCTGTCGACGACGATGCCTTTGTCATTGTCGACCTCGATGCCCGGCAGGGCGGTCGGCACGGAGCCGGAGGCCACGATGATGTTCTTGGCGTCATGGATGTCGTCGCCAACTTTCACCTTGCCCACTTCCGGGATGGACCCCCAGCCTTTGAGCCAGTCGATTTTGTTCTTTTTGAACAGGAATTCGATGCCGCCGGTGTTCTGGCCGATGACATCGTCCTTGTAGGATTTCATCTGTTCCCAATCGACCGACGGGCTTTTGCCCTTGAGGCCCATGGAGGCAAAGTTGTGCTCGGCTTCGTGCAGCAGGTGAGAAGCGTGCAGCAAGGCCTTGGACGGGATGCAGCCGACGTTCAGGCAGGTGCCGCCAAGCGTCTCGCGACCTTCGACCACGGCGGTCTTGAGGCCCAGTTGTGCGCAGCGAATGGCGGACACGTAGCCGCCGGGGCCAGCGCCGATGATGATCACGTCGTAGGATGCCATGGTCTTCTCCTTGGTCGTTTCGTCCGATGTGCTGCCCCATGGCAGCCTGGGTCACCGGACCGTTTGTGTCGTCTGTTACAGTCAGTATGTCGTGCGGGGCGCGTCAGAACAACGCTGCGATAAAGAGCGTGGCACAGCAGAGCATGGCGAGCATCCACAGATAGCTTCGCCAAGGCTGCCAGCCGAGGGCATAGGCCGGTACATAAAGCACCCGCGCGATCAGATAGATCCATGAGGCGCCAAGGGTCACAGCACTCGACTGATCCGAGACATGGATCAGGAGCACAGCTGCGGCGAAGAAGGGAAACATCTGCACATGATTGTCATAGGCGCGCAGCATCCGCCCGGTGGTGGTCCGCATCTCACGGGTCGGCGCGCGGTCGCGCGGGCCAGTTGTATAGCCTGGCCCCAGATCCACATTCGCCATGTAGGAGGCCACAACGAATTGCGCGATGTGCAAAAGACCAACGACGGCCAGGAGGGTGAGTTCAACCGTCATCAGAAAAAGCTCGCGATAATCATGGCAAAGGTGGCCAGCAGACCGATCAGATAGATCACCGAGCGCCACGGCACCCAAGCATAGCGATAGGCCGGCAGATACAGGGCGCGGGCCGCCACAAAGAGCCATGCGCAGATCGCGGTAAAGACGGAGTTACTTCCGGTGAATTGCACCAGAACCACGGCGATGATGAACAGGCCGATGTTTTCGGTGTGATTGGCAAGGGCACGGCGCAGCCGGGTGGTGGCCTCCGACAGGCGGGTCTCCAGACCTTCACGCGTGCCGACATTGCCCTCATGGCCGATGTCGCGTTCCAGCGCGCGTTGCGACCATTGCACGGCGGCGAAGTGGACGACGGCGGTGGCGGCAAGAGCGGCGAGTTCAGGGGTCATGCGTATCTCTCCTCTTTGGGGCGTCGCACAACAGCTAGGGCGGCAATGCAGGCGAGCAAACCGTCAAACAGCCCAAGCGCGTTCGAAAACGCCAGACCATTTGAAATGGCATGGAGGTAATGGGCTGCGCAAAGAACGAGAACGGCGGCGATGACCCAACGTGTGGGTCTGACCAAGGCCCGCAACGCCCAGAACAACAACGCGACATCAATCACCAGAAGCAACAGCGACAGGAACGATGCACGTCCCATGGAAATGAGACCGACCAGCATTGGAAACCAGATGCCGCGCAGTGCCAGTTGGGCCCAGAGTGTTTGTCGTGCGAGTGTCATCGTGCGAGTTTCGTCGTTTAGGGGCCTTGGTCTAAGCAAAGGGCTTCAGTGCGCCTTGCCGATAGCTTGCAGAAGGACCCCTTTATCTGCGGTCCATTTGATTATCTTCATAGGATCTGTCGTCACAGTTTCGAAATCCACGCTTTGGACTTCGCAGCCAGCGCCTTCGACTGTCTGGCGATTGACGCCCTTTCGGAGGAAGCTCTTCTCATATCCTTCGCCAAGCAGCTGTCCATATACAAGCGGCTCTCTGTCATCGATGAGTGCAACCGCCTTTTTGTAGCGTGTCTCCGCGCTAACAGGTGTGTTTGCGAGGCAGGACATGGTGTAAACTTGGTTTATGAGCCGTGGGGCGCGATTGATTCCACCAACTCCCATCTGCCGCACGCCTCTTTGCATCACGGTGCGCGAGTACTGAAAACTCTTCACAGGAGCATCCTCTGCAAGGGTTGGAATAGGTGGGCGTGAGGAACAGGCGGTGAGACCAAATCCAATAACCAACAACATGGGAACCATTCTAGACGACATGTCTACCTCTCATTACTCGTTAACAATTGTGTTTCTAATTACAAACAGAGGGCCGTCACACCCAACCTAATATAACCTTTTGGCTGGGTGTGACGATTGTGTTTTACAGATCCATCAGCAGACGGCGCGGATCTTCGAGCGCTTCTTTGACGCGCACGAGGAAGGTCACGGCGCCTTTGCCGTCGACGATCCGGTGGTCATAGGACAGCGCCAGATACATCATCGGGCGGATGACGACCTGACCGTTGATGGCCATCGGACGGTCCTGGATCTTGTGCATGCCGAGGATCCCGGACTGCGGGGGGTTCAGGATCGGCGAGGACATCAGCGAGCCGTAAACACCACCGTTGGAGATGGTGAAGGTGCCGCCCTGCATTTCGGCCATGGACAGTTTGCCGTCACGGGCGCGTTTGCCTTTTTCCGAGATTGCTTTTTCAATCTCGGCGAAGGACATGCTGTCGGCGTCGCGGATCACCGGCACCACGAGGCCCTGCGGGGTGCCCGCAGCGACGCCCATGTTGACGTAGTTTTTATAGACCACGTCGGTGCCGTCGATCTCGGCGTTCACTTCCGGCACTTCCTTCAGCGCGTGGCAGCAGGCCTTGGTGAAGAAGGACATGAAGCCGAGGCGCACGCCGTGTTTCTTCTCGAAGAGGTCTTTGTACTCTTTGCGCAGCGCCATCACCTCGGTCATGTCCACCTCATTGTAGGTGGTGAGCATGGCAGCGGTGTTCTGGCTTTCCTTCAGGCGGCGCGCGATGGTCTGGCGCAGCTTGGTCATTTTGACGCGTTCTTCGCGGGCGACGTCTTCAGCGGCGCGTGGCGCGGCCGGAGCGGCGGCCGGGGCCGGGGCGGCGGCGGGTTTGTTGAGCGCGGCCATCACGTCCTCTTTCATGATGCGCCCGTCTTTCCCTGTGCCGGAGACAGTGGACGGATCCACGCCTTTTTCAGCCATCAGCTTGTTGGCGGAGGGGGCGTTTTCGATGTCCTTGCCACCTGCGGAGGCCGCCGGAGCCGCAGCCGGGGCTGCTGCCGGTGCAGCAACCGCACCTGCGCCGCCCAGTTCGGCCAGCTTGCCGCCAGCGGCGACGGTGTCGCCTTCATTGGCGATGATCGCGGTCAGTGTGCCAGCCGCAGGGGAGGGCACTTCGACGGAGACCTTGTCGGTTTCCAATTCGCAGAGCATTTCGTCAGCGGCAACGGTGTCGCCGACAGCTTTGAACCAAGTGGCGACGGTGGCTTCCGAGACGGACTCGCCAAGCGTCGGAACCATGACGTCGACGGTTTCCGATGCGCCCGAGGAGGCCGGGGCAGCGGCAGGTGCGGCTTCGGCTTTCGGGGCGGGCGCGGCACCGTCACCGGCTTCGAGCACGGCAAGAAGGGCATCGACCCCAACGGTGTCACCCTCTTTCGCGACGATTTCGCCCAATGTGCCGGCGGCAGGGGACGGCACTTCGACCGTCACCTTGTCGGTTTCCAGCTCGCAGAGCATTTCATCGACGGCCACGGCATCGCCTGGCTGTTTAAACCAGGTGGCCACGGTGGCCTCGGTGACGCTTTCGCCAAGGGTGGGGACGCGGACTTCAACAGACATGTGATTACCCTTCGATATTGAGCGCATCATTCACGAGCGCCGTTTGTTGTGCTTTGTGCTGAGACGCCAGACCCGTTGCGGGCGAGGCGGAGGCGGCACGACCGGCATAGACCGGACGCGTGTGCTTGGCGCCAATGCGCGACAGCACCCATTCGATGTTCGGCTCGACAAAGGTCCAGCCGCCCTGGTTTTTCGGTTCTTCCTGACACCAGACGATCTCGGCGCCTTTGAAGCGTTCGAGCTCTTTGACCATGGACAGCGCTGGGAACGGATAGAACTGCTCAAGACGCAGGATGTAGGTGTCATCCTTGCCAGCCGCGTCGCGGGCTTCGAGAAGGTCGTAGTAGACCTTGCCGGAACAGATCACGACGCGCTTGATGTCTTTGTCCGCTTTCAGCTTCATCGACGACTTGTCGGTGCCGTTGCTGGCATCGGCATCATCCCACAGAACACGGTGGAAGGAAGATCCTTCGGTGAAGTCAGCCGCAACCGATGTGGCCAGCTTGTGGCGCAGCAGCGATTTCGGCGTCATCAGGACCAGAGGTTTCCGGTAAGAGCGGTGCAACTGGCGGCGCAGAATGTGGAAGTAGTTGGCCGGAGTCGTACAGTTTGCAACGATCCAGTTGTCTTCGGCAGACATTTGCAGGAAGCGTTCCAGACGGGCGGAAGAGTGTTCCGGCCCCTGACCTTCAAAGCCATGTGGCAGCAACATCACCAGACCGGACATCCGCAGCCATTTGCGTTCGCCCGAGGAAATGAATTGGTCAAACATGATCTGCGCACCGTTGGCGAAGTCGCCGAACTGGGCTTCCCACATGACCAGCGCATTCGGTTCAGCCAGCGAATAGCCATATTCGAACCCGAGCACGGCGTATTCCGACAGCATCGAGTCGATGACTTCGTAATGGGCCTGGCCTTCGCGCACATGGTTGAGCGGGTAGTACCGCTCTTCGGATTTCTGATCGATCAGCGCAGAGTGCCGCTGGGAGAAGGTCCCACGGGTACTGTCCTGACCGGCCAGACGAACCGGATAGCCTTCGCTGACCAGCGAGCCAAAGGCGAGCGCTTCGCCCGTGGCCCAGTCGAACCCTTTCCCGGTTTCGAACATGTCGGCCTTGGCTTTGAGCTGACGGGCGACCGTTTTGTGGATGTTGAAATCATCCGGATAGGTGGTCAGTGCGCGCCCGACCTGCGCCATGGTTTCCTCGGAAATGGCGGTCTGGCCACGCTGATAGTCGTCGCCTTCCTGATCTAGATGCGACCAGCGCCCGTCCAGCCAGTCGGCTTTGTTCGGTTTGAAGGTTTTGCCAGCTTCGAACTCATCGTTCAGATGTGCCTGGAAGGCCGCTTTCATGTCTT containing:
- a CDS encoding acyl-CoA thioesterase; its protein translation is MTRYLEMTEMMTPDLANFSGKVHGGALLRLLDLVAFSCASRYSGQYAVTLSVDQVMFKQPIHVGELLHCRATVNYVGRTSMEIGIRVEAENIRTQTVRHTNSCYFTMVAVDDDGKSVEVPQFTPETAADKQRWRAAELRKELRREHAKRLEAASRGA
- a CDS encoding glucose 1-dehydrogenase, giving the protein MLFKDKVVLITGAAGGIGIAAAKEFAKEGAKLALVDLDLDTLKNAAADIPGEPLLLAANVSKEEDVKAYVDATVEKYGRIDSFVNNAGINGAFKPITEQTVENYENVLNVNVIGVFLGLKYVIAQMTKQKSGTVVNTASNGGLLGAPGMSAYVASKHAVIGITKSVALEVADSGIRINAVCPSGVDTQMMRSIETNAAKGHEDEARKKFENSVPLKRYAEAKEVADLMVFLASEKASFITGAYYRIDGGGGAVSV
- the lpdA gene encoding dihydrolipoyl dehydrogenase, which codes for MASYDVIIIGAGPGGYVSAIRCAQLGLKTAVVEGRETLGGTCLNVGCIPSKALLHASHLLHEAEHNFASMGLKGKSPSVDWEQMKSYKDDVIGQNTGGIEFLFKKNKIDWLKGWGSIPEVGKVKVGDDIHDAKNIIVASGSVPTALPGIEVDNDKGIVVDSTGALALPKVPKKMVVIGAGVIGLELGSVYARLGAEVTVVEYLDFITPGMDAEVQRQFQKILSKQGLNFILGAAVQGVDASKTKAKVNYKLKKDDSEHTLDADAVLVATGRKPYTDGLGLADLGVEFTERGQIKTDGQWATNVKGIYAIGDAIVGPMLAHKAEDEGMAVAEVLAGKHGHVNYDVIPGVIYTTPEVASVGKTEQQLKEEGRAIKVGKFSFMGNARAKAVHQGEGFVKLIVDKDTDRVLGCHIIGPGAGDLIHEICVAMEFGASAQDVALTCHAHPTFSEAVREAALACGDGAIHA
- a CDS encoding MAPEG family protein; the protein is MTVELTLLAVVGLLHIAQFVVASYMANVDLGPGYTTGPRDRAPTREMRTTTGRMLRAYDNHVQMFPFFAAAVLLIHVSDQSSAVTLGASWIYLIARVLYVPAYALGWQPWRSYLWMLAMLCCATLFIAALF
- a CDS encoding MAPEG family protein translates to MTPELAALAATAVVHFAAVQWSQRALERDIGHEGNVGTREGLETRLSEATTRLRRALANHTENIGLFIIAVVLVQFTGSNSVFTAICAWLFVAARALYLPAYRYAWVPWRSVIYLIGLLATFAMIIASFF
- the odhB gene encoding 2-oxoglutarate dehydrogenase complex dihydrolipoyllysine-residue succinyltransferase, which gives rise to MSVEVRVPTLGESVTEATVATWFKQPGDAVAVDEMLCELETDKVTVEVPSPAAGTLGEIVAKEGDTVGVDALLAVLEAGDGAAPAPKAEAAPAAAPASSGASETVDVMVPTLGESVSEATVATWFKAVGDTVAADEMLCELETDKVSVEVPSPAAGTLTAIIANEGDTVAAGGKLAELGGAGAVAAPAAAPAAAPAASAGGKDIENAPSANKLMAEKGVDPSTVSGTGKDGRIMKEDVMAALNKPAAAPAPAAAPAAPRAAEDVAREERVKMTKLRQTIARRLKESQNTAAMLTTYNEVDMTEVMALRKEYKDLFEKKHGVRLGFMSFFTKACCHALKEVPEVNAEIDGTDVVYKNYVNMGVAAGTPQGLVVPVIRDADSMSFAEIEKAISEKGKRARDGKLSMAEMQGGTFTISNGGVYGSLMSSPILNPPQSGILGMHKIQDRPMAINGQVVIRPMMYLALSYDHRIVDGKGAVTFLVRVKEALEDPRRLLMDL